A window of Cetobacterium somerae ATCC BAA-474 genomic DNA:
TTAAAAGGAGATAAAAAGATGAAAATTATTTTAATTGTCTTATCTATGATGTTATCAATTACATCTTTTTCTGCAGAGGAAACAAATAATTTAAATACGAATGCTCCAACAATTGAAAATGTATCAGTATCTAATATGGCCAACGAACAGTTTATTCAAAATGTTATGGGAAATCTAGGAGATGACTCGGAGAATATGGAGAAAATGAATGAGATTGGTGAATTAGTGGATGCTGAAGTTCAAAAGGAAAAACCAGACTGGACTAAAGTTGAAGATTTGTATAATGAATTATCAATGTATACGAATAAAATGGCAGTAAATATGATGAGAACCCTAAAAGAGGGTGGACTTGATAAAAGTGAACCAAATTTTGAAGAGGAAATAAATAACGAATTAATGTCAGATATGGTTTTAGATGATGATGTATCATCAAATTCTATGGATGAAAAAGAGGTTATGAAAGCCATAAAAAAAGGGATGTCAGATAGAGAGCTTGAAAGAATGGAATACTTGAGTTCTAAAATAGCAAAAGAGATAGAGAGACCAAAACCAGATTGGGATCAGGTAGAAAAAGATTATAATGAGTTATCTAAATATACAAATAAAGTGACGGTTATAATAATGAAAGTAGAAAAAGATAAAAATGGAGCTCAGAAGTAGCTCCATTTTTTTATTATTAAACTATTTAACCTAATGCCACATCTAAAAACATCATTATAGCAAAACCAAACATAACTCCGATAGTTCCTGAATCATCATGACGAATCTCTTTAGCAGTTGGAATAAGTTCTTCTGCTACAACGTATATCATAGCACCAGCAGCAAAAGCAAGCGCATAAGGAAGTAAAAAAGTCATTTTAATAACAAAAATAGCACCGATAACACCAGCTATTGGTTCAACAATACCAGAAGCCTGTCCATAGAAGAAGGCTTTTCTTCTACTCATTCCATCTCTTCTTAAAGGAATAGAAACAGCGGCTCCTTCTGGAAAGTTTTGAAGACCTATACCAATAGCTAAAGCTATTGCAGAAACCAGTGTAGATGAAGATTCCGGTCCAGTTACAGCTAAAGCACCAAAAGCGACACCAACAGCTAATCCTTCAGGAATATTGTGAAGAGTTATAGCTAAAACTAAAAGAATACTTCTTCTCCATTTTGTAGAAATTCCTTCTGCATTTGATATAGGTTGATTTTGATGAAGATGAGGTAAAAATTTATCAATAGACCAAAGAAAAATACCACCAAAAAGAAAACCTATAACAGCTGGTTTCCATCCAGGTAAACCTATATTTTCTGCTAATTCAATGGCAGGATTCAATAGTGACCAAAAAGAAGCTGCAATCATAACACCAGAAGCGAATCCGAGCATTCCATTTAATACTTTTTGATTTATAGTCTTAAAGAAAAATACCATAGCAGCTCCAAGCATTGTTACAAAATATGTAAATAAAGTGGCCAAAAGAGCCTGTAAAACAGGATCTAAATTTTTTAAAAAATCATACATAAAAAATCCTCCTCAGTTGTTTAATGTAGTACTTAACTTACTTTTACAAGTTTATTATAAAAATCCTTTAAAATTAAAAAGGAATTACCTAGGTTTCATTTAATAATAAATCACAGACTTTAATACAAGGAGGTTTGAAAATGGATTTTAAAAATATAAATATAATGGTAGGAATTGCAGCTTTGTTTTCAACAGTTTCTTTAAATTCGTACAGTAATGACTTAAATGACAGCCATCTACAAAAGATGTTAAACTATGAGATAAAATCAGATAGTAAAATATATACAGTACTTACACCTTTAAAGGATGTTATTCCACAAAACTTAAAAGGGTTTAAGGAGTATGATGAATATGCTCATAGCCTCATGATGTCAAATAGTTCACAACTGTTTTTAACAAAAGACGTTGGAAATAATTTTGTAATATATATGATACCTCATCATGAAGCTGCAATAAT
This region includes:
- a CDS encoding ZIP family metal transporter, with protein sequence MYDFLKNLDPVLQALLATLFTYFVTMLGAAMVFFFKTINQKVLNGMLGFASGVMIAASFWSLLNPAIELAENIGLPGWKPAVIGFLFGGIFLWSIDKFLPHLHQNQPISNAEGISTKWRRSILLVLAITLHNIPEGLAVGVAFGALAVTGPESSSTLVSAIALAIGIGLQNFPEGAAVSIPLRRDGMSRRKAFFYGQASGIVEPIAGVIGAIFVIKMTFLLPYALAFAAGAMIYVVAEELIPTAKEIRHDDSGTIGVMFGFAIMMFLDVALG